The following are from one region of the Treponema denticola genome:
- a CDS encoding HPr family phosphocarrier protein, whose protein sequence is MISKTIKVQNRAGIHARPAALIAQKSNNFSSEIFLCKEDAKINAKSVIGIITMAAAYGTELTLTCDGPDEKEASEAIETIFNNKFEEE, encoded by the coding sequence ATGATTTCAAAAACTATTAAGGTTCAAAATCGGGCAGGAATACATGCCCGCCCGGCAGCTCTTATTGCACAAAAATCGAATAATTTTTCTTCGGAGATTTTTTTATGCAAGGAAGATGCAAAAATCAATGCCAAGTCCGTAATAGGAATTATAACTATGGCTGCCGCCTACGGCACAGAGCTCACTCTTACCTGCGATGGGCCTGATGAAAAGGAAGCCAGCGAGGCAATCGAAACTATTTTTAACAATAAATTTGAAGAAGAATAA
- a CDS encoding M23 family metallopeptidase, giving the protein MYKKNILRPVFFILFSFFCFAEDIVHIIEKGDTLYSISKKYNTPIDSILKKNNLSDPSKIKIGQKLIISVESSAKNDKKTNAKTGSEEITHVIQKGDTLYALAKKFGVKFSDILKLNGLNEKTPLKIGQILKIPQGKSQGTAQEQESKVPQDGKQEKTSITKAGSDKETQAVKPSTSTKQADSKLLWPVPASKVAYLSGKITGVVIDSVKGQAVKAVSSGKVVSTGPHRGFGQVVFVQSKTKHIYVYGGMEKIAVKKGDTIAVGQKLGELGVELLTGKARLYFMVYDKNKPIDPAKAPRGL; this is encoded by the coding sequence ATGTATAAAAAAAACATCTTAAGGCCTGTATTTTTTATTTTGTTCTCATTTTTCTGCTTTGCAGAAGATATCGTGCATATAATCGAAAAAGGAGACACTCTTTATTCTATCAGCAAAAAATATAATACGCCTATAGATTCTATTCTCAAAAAAAACAACTTAAGCGATCCTTCAAAGATAAAGATAGGGCAAAAACTCATAATTTCGGTAGAAAGTTCTGCAAAAAACGATAAAAAAACTAATGCCAAGACCGGTTCGGAGGAGATCACCCATGTGATACAAAAAGGAGATACCCTTTATGCCTTGGCAAAAAAATTCGGCGTCAAATTTTCCGATATCCTTAAACTAAACGGACTTAACGAAAAAACGCCCTTAAAAATAGGCCAAATTTTAAAAATCCCTCAAGGAAAATCCCAAGGCACGGCCCAAGAGCAGGAGAGCAAAGTACCTCAAGACGGCAAGCAAGAAAAAACCTCAATTACAAAGGCAGGCTCCGATAAGGAAACTCAGGCCGTAAAGCCGAGCACTTCTACAAAGCAAGCCGATTCCAAGCTCCTTTGGCCCGTTCCGGCCTCAAAGGTTGCCTATCTTTCAGGTAAAATTACAGGAGTAGTTATAGATTCGGTAAAAGGACAGGCCGTAAAGGCTGTAAGCTCAGGGAAAGTCGTATCCACAGGCCCTCACCGAGGCTTCGGTCAGGTCGTATTTGTTCAATCTAAGACAAAACACATCTATGTTTACGGCGGAATGGAAAAAATCGCCGTAAAGAAGGGAGATACTATAGCAGTAGGCCAAAAGCTGGGAGAGCTGGGAGTAGAATTGCTCACAGGCAAAGCAAGGCTTTACTTTATGGTCTATGATAAAAATAAGCCCATCGACCCTGCAAAGGCCCCGAGAGGCCTCTAG
- a CDS encoding CPBP family intramembrane glutamic endopeptidase: MNKKVIKDLCFLFILYILVFLIISYTGKFLFKNFYNYYYTLFVKYNGIFGSLLFLLFIIIFYLFYSKDLKIIFTYKKLNFSVIIKGMIYLSSITMIYYIISFIFDNSFLFNFFKYFNDVLTGKKNITVYDILVLEKLQRPRFEPFMLISTVIIGPIFEEIFYRGLLYNKLKEISNVFIAVFISSIFFAFLHIPGYGFNIKMFSLVLDGILLTYCYEKTDNIYVPILVHSINNFFIFLFQYVYFYFLIIIYFIIFIMALIILIIDVIKYVKVRKTFNEVKTDTLAEY, encoded by the coding sequence ATGAATAAAAAAGTAATAAAAGATCTGTGCTTTCTTTTTATATTGTATATTCTTGTTTTTTTGATAATTTCTTACACCGGTAAATTTCTTTTCAAAAATTTTTATAATTACTATTATACCTTATTCGTTAAATATAATGGAATTTTCGGTAGTTTATTATTTTTACTGTTTATAATCATTTTCTATTTATTTTATTCAAAAGATTTAAAGATAATATTTACTTATAAAAAATTAAATTTCTCTGTTATTATAAAAGGGATGATTTATCTGTCATCAATTACGATGATATATTATATAATATCCTTTATTTTTGATAATTCTTTTCTTTTTAATTTTTTTAAATATTTTAATGATGTTTTAACGGGTAAAAAAAATATTACTGTATATGATATTTTGGTTTTAGAAAAATTGCAAAGACCTCGTTTTGAACCTTTTATGCTTATAAGTACCGTAATCATTGGCCCTATTTTTGAAGAAATATTTTATAGAGGACTTCTGTATAATAAATTAAAAGAAATAAGCAATGTATTTATTGCTGTATTTATTTCTTCAATATTTTTTGCTTTTTTACATATACCAGGTTATGGATTTAATATAAAAATGTTTTCTCTTGTGCTTGACGGAATTTTATTGACTTATTGTTATGAAAAAACAGATAATATTTATGTTCCTATTCTTGTTCATTCAATTAATAATTTTTTTATATTTTTATTTCAGTATGTATATTTTTATTTTTTAATAATTATTTATTTTATAATTTTTATTATGGCTCTCATAATCCTGATAATTGATGTTATTAAATATGTAAAGGTGCGAAAAACTTTTAATGAAGTAAAAACCGATACTTTAGCCGAATACTAA
- the hprK gene encoding HPr(Ser) kinase/phosphatase, whose amino-acid sequence MKTTENQAKSVYKTALNVYIKNMANISFSVLNLLELDLKKHDSLELTCVSGRMGLSNKILEPNINRPGLALSGFFDSFANERVQLFGRGEYAYLATLTEKKDLSTIEKMFSFKIPCCLFSNDLKPPKEFLEISDKHNCPILTSTLSSNELALRLLRILSNTFAPRISLHGVLVEVFGLGILIMGSSGVGKSETALELIERGHRLVADDVVEISCINGNTLVGRGANKIIGHHMEIRGLGIINIRQLYGIGAIREVKQIQLVAKLEEWDAEKVYDRLGTEELTTEILDVKIPLLEIPVKPGRNVPIILETAAKNERLKSMGYFSAREFSRNVLRWIETDSARAPYYTDDDTY is encoded by the coding sequence ATGAAAACAACCGAAAATCAGGCAAAGTCTGTTTACAAAACAGCCTTAAATGTGTATATTAAAAACATGGCTAACATAAGCTTTTCGGTGCTCAATCTTTTGGAATTAGACCTTAAAAAACATGACTCCCTTGAATTAACCTGTGTATCGGGAAGAATGGGGCTTTCCAATAAGATTCTGGAACCCAATATCAACCGTCCGGGGCTTGCCCTTTCAGGCTTTTTCGATTCATTTGCAAATGAAAGAGTTCAGCTTTTCGGACGAGGAGAATACGCCTATCTTGCCACCCTTACGGAAAAAAAAGACCTGTCCACAATCGAAAAAATGTTTTCTTTTAAGATTCCATGCTGTTTATTTTCAAACGATTTAAAACCTCCAAAGGAATTTTTAGAAATAAGCGATAAGCATAATTGCCCTATTTTGACTTCAACTCTTTCTTCAAATGAACTGGCCTTACGCCTCTTACGAATCCTATCGAATACCTTTGCCCCTAGAATTTCTTTACATGGAGTCTTGGTTGAAGTTTTCGGCCTAGGCATTCTCATAATGGGCAGCTCAGGAGTCGGAAAAAGCGAAACGGCTCTTGAACTCATCGAAAGAGGACACCGCCTCGTAGCCGACGATGTGGTCGAAATCTCCTGCATAAACGGAAACACCCTTGTAGGACGGGGAGCCAATAAGATTATAGGCCATCACATGGAAATAAGGGGCTTAGGCATAATAAATATACGCCAGCTTTACGGTATAGGAGCTATACGAGAAGTAAAGCAGATTCAGCTGGTTGCAAAGCTTGAAGAATGGGATGCCGAAAAGGTTTATGATAGATTGGGAACTGAGGAACTTACAACGGAAATTCTTGATGTTAAAATTCCTCTATTGGAAATACCGGTTAAACCCGGAAGGAATGTGCCGATTATTTTAGAAACGGCAGCTAAAAATGAAAGACTAAAGAGTATGGGGTATTTTTCTGCAAGAGAATTCAGCAGAAATGTTCTTAGATGGATCGAAACAGATTCGGCAAGGGCACCCTACTACACTGATGACGATACATATTAA
- a CDS encoding HD domain-containing protein: protein MLPSKEEAERLLEEAYLKNPGPWREHSIVAAKCAQKIASTCKDLDPVKAYILGLLHDIGRREGITGLAHVIDGYEYLMKLGYDEAARVCITHSFSIKKIETYIGKNDVSSEAYKKIKNLIDEYEYDDYDRLIQLCDSIALPQGSAKIEERMSDVKKRHGYYPQDKWNKHIELKKYFEQKSGLDIDELGIQV from the coding sequence ATGTTACCTTCTAAAGAAGAAGCAGAAAGATTACTTGAAGAAGCTTATTTAAAAAATCCCGGCCCTTGGAGAGAACACTCCATTGTTGCAGCCAAGTGTGCGCAAAAAATTGCCTCAACCTGTAAGGACTTGGATCCTGTCAAGGCCTACATCTTGGGACTTCTTCACGATATAGGACGGAGGGAAGGTATAACAGGTCTAGCCCATGTAATAGACGGTTATGAGTATCTTATGAAATTAGGCTATGATGAGGCTGCCCGAGTATGTATAACTCATTCTTTTTCTATAAAAAAAATAGAAACCTACATCGGCAAAAACGATGTCAGCTCTGAAGCATATAAAAAAATAAAAAACCTTATCGACGAATACGAATATGACGATTACGACAGACTCATTCAGCTATGCGACAGCATTGCTCTCCCTCAAGGCTCTGCAAAAATAGAAGAGAGAATGAGCGATGTAAAAAAACGCCACGGCTATTATCCCCAAGACAAATGGAACAAACACATCGAACTAAAAAAATACTTTGAACAAAAATCCGGCTTGGATATAGATGAGCTAGGGATTCAGGTGTAG
- a CDS encoding TldD/PmbA family protein, which translates to MSGFDGIKHAEFILYALKKEGADKATARVSKSVKSEMNIDAGRLSLYRSTTDISVSMTSLVETKKGYIAGNDLSEKTLKENAAKAVSLSRSSEKDDGNDISPMQKGETLSYGDTEPNNEKMYERLKEFLDYTKSAYPTLQLNQCVLDFTRSEQNFANSNGVRFTQSSGIYNFTAMFFAKDGKGTSSFNYSGAAHLNLDKPLKDWGNLDEIMRENCGQTVTSPLSGSFTGDIVITPMSMIDFAGTMLGLFMGDMPLITGTSIWKDKLNQKVLSDLFTLHSFPRKPAGTELESLYTGDGFKAENKTLIEKGVLKDFVLGLYGSKKTGLPRCVSGGEGLIIESGNTAKADMIKNVKKGILLGRFSGGNPAANGDFSGVAKNSYLIENGEITKPLSETMIAGNIVKMFSDIISVSKEKVDYGNAIVPWMHSTGITISGK; encoded by the coding sequence ATGAGCGGATTTGACGGAATAAAACATGCGGAATTTATCTTGTATGCCCTTAAAAAAGAGGGCGCCGATAAGGCTACGGCAAGGGTTTCAAAAAGCGTAAAAAGCGAAATGAATATTGATGCGGGCCGTTTAAGCCTTTACAGGAGCACGACGGATATTTCCGTTTCGATGACCTCCCTTGTAGAAACCAAAAAGGGCTATATTGCAGGAAACGATTTAAGCGAAAAGACATTAAAAGAAAATGCAGCAAAGGCTGTTTCTCTTTCTCGTTCTTCCGAAAAGGATGATGGGAACGATATTTCACCTATGCAAAAGGGAGAAACTCTTTCCTACGGCGATACGGAACCCAATAACGAAAAAATGTATGAGAGGCTAAAAGAATTTTTGGATTATACAAAATCGGCCTACCCTACCTTACAATTAAATCAATGTGTTTTGGACTTTACACGAAGCGAACAAAACTTTGCAAACTCAAACGGAGTGCGCTTTACACAAAGCTCAGGCATATACAATTTTACGGCAATGTTCTTTGCAAAAGACGGCAAGGGTACGAGCAGCTTTAACTATAGCGGAGCCGCTCACCTTAACTTGGATAAGCCCTTAAAGGACTGGGGAAACCTCGATGAGATTATGAGGGAAAACTGCGGTCAAACGGTTACCTCACCTCTTTCAGGTTCCTTTACAGGGGATATAGTTATAACTCCTATGAGTATGATAGATTTTGCAGGTACTATGCTGGGGCTTTTTATGGGAGATATGCCCCTCATTACAGGCACATCTATTTGGAAGGATAAATTAAACCAAAAAGTACTATCGGATTTATTTACCCTCCATTCGTTTCCCCGAAAGCCGGCGGGCACTGAACTTGAAAGCCTTTACACGGGAGACGGCTTTAAGGCCGAAAACAAAACACTCATCGAAAAGGGCGTTTTAAAAGACTTTGTTTTAGGGCTTTACGGTTCTAAAAAAACAGGCCTTCCGCGCTGTGTTTCTGGAGGAGAAGGCTTAATCATCGAAAGCGGAAATACGGCAAAGGCCGATATGATTAAGAACGTCAAAAAGGGAATTTTGCTCGGCCGTTTTTCAGGCGGAAACCCTGCCGCAAACGGAGACTTTTCGGGCGTTGCAAAAAATTCCTACCTCATCGAAAACGGCGAAATTACAAAACCTCTTTCCGAAACGATGATAGCAGGAAACATCGTAAAGATGTTCAGCGATATAATTTCCGTTTCAAAAGAAAAAGTAGACTACGGAAACGCAATAGTTCCGTGGATGCATTCTACAGGCATTACAATTTCGGGAAAATAA
- a CDS encoding HD domain-containing protein, translating to MIFTTKTVLKLFEAFSIQRWNDLIRPFEIVEMDKTAEKTFLAYIIGKYEEKKGKKIDWDRIIDGSVFDILRKIALCDIKAPVQRRIRKEYPEEYKKINEWIFEKYNDIFPDGEFKAKFHSYLFEEPDKDDITWKVSRAAHKYSTIREFEMLKPVNEAFRLTEIDGFLKEEICEFMDLTGIQLLLANQNPHKLITEIEKLRFQIRWNQTPRVPPTTVLGHSFYVAALTLLMCYDLDINNERRYNNFFSALFHDLPEAVTRDIISPVKQATDHLPAVVKEIEDRIVKDELLPLMDESFIDEVMYYISDEFENRVIVNKQVKIVSFEELSQKYADKEFKATDGRLVRVADQIAAFVEAESSIKYGITSKHLEEGRKNILGAYPVGTKINNLSTDVFFNAYR from the coding sequence ATGATTTTTACGACAAAAACCGTTTTAAAATTATTTGAGGCTTTCTCAATCCAGCGCTGGAACGATCTTATCCGGCCCTTTGAAATAGTCGAAATGGATAAAACAGCCGAAAAGACCTTTTTAGCCTATATAATCGGAAAATACGAAGAAAAAAAAGGTAAAAAAATCGATTGGGATAGGATAATCGACGGTTCCGTTTTCGATATTTTAAGAAAAATAGCCCTTTGCGATATAAAGGCACCTGTTCAAAGAAGAATCCGAAAAGAATACCCTGAAGAATACAAAAAAATTAACGAATGGATATTCGAAAAATATAATGATATTTTTCCCGACGGAGAATTTAAGGCTAAATTTCATTCTTACCTTTTTGAAGAACCCGATAAAGACGATATAACATGGAAGGTTTCACGGGCCGCTCATAAATATTCCACAATAAGAGAATTTGAAATGCTTAAACCGGTAAACGAAGCTTTCCGTTTAACCGAAATTGACGGCTTTTTAAAGGAAGAAATCTGCGAGTTTATGGATTTAACAGGCATTCAACTTCTCCTTGCAAACCAAAATCCTCATAAACTTATAACCGAAATAGAAAAATTGAGGTTTCAGATCCGCTGGAACCAGACGCCGAGAGTTCCTCCAACAACAGTGCTGGGCCACTCCTTTTATGTTGCAGCCCTAACCCTTTTAATGTGCTACGATTTAGACATTAATAATGAAAGAAGATATAACAACTTTTTTTCGGCCCTATTTCATGATCTTCCTGAAGCGGTTACAAGGGATATCATTTCACCTGTAAAACAGGCAACGGATCACTTGCCCGCTGTCGTAAAAGAAATCGAAGATCGCATAGTAAAGGACGAGCTTTTACCATTGATGGACGAATCTTTTATAGATGAGGTTATGTATTATATATCCGATGAATTTGAAAACAGGGTTATTGTAAACAAACAGGTAAAAATTGTAAGCTTTGAAGAGTTATCGCAAAAATATGCCGATAAGGAATTTAAGGCTACTGATGGACGCTTGGTAAGGGTTGCCGATCAGATAGCAGCCTTTGTTGAGGCTGAAAGCTCAATTAAATACGGAATTACCTCCAAACATTTGGAAGAAGGCCGTAAAAATATACTGGGAGCTTATCCTGTAGGAACAAAGATAAATAATTTAAGCACGGATGTATTTTTTAATGCATACCGATAA
- a CDS encoding cyclic nucleotide-binding domain-containing protein, giving the protein MNKVEMDRDIFFQEVKQTAIFSCIEDSDLMQIIDFSEILSYERGESIITEGTENNGFFVLLSGKLEIVKSGKWGDVKIGILQNNASFGETSLFKDQPATATVNALDPSTILLISKEQFTAYINAHPKAGNVILTYIVFSLLQKLNTTNKERVQEKNLEFSPEDLAFMVDMFTPPTEA; this is encoded by the coding sequence ATGAACAAGGTAGAAATGGATAGAGACATTTTTTTTCAAGAAGTAAAACAAACCGCTATTTTTTCGTGCATTGAAGATTCGGATTTAATGCAGATAATAGATTTTTCTGAAATTCTTTCTTATGAACGAGGAGAAAGCATTATTACCGAAGGTACCGAAAACAATGGCTTTTTTGTATTATTGAGCGGAAAACTTGAAATAGTAAAAAGCGGAAAATGGGGAGATGTGAAAATAGGTATTTTACAAAACAATGCAAGTTTCGGTGAAACTTCCCTATTTAAAGATCAGCCTGCAACGGCCACCGTAAACGCCTTAGATCCTTCGACAATCCTGCTTATATCTAAAGAACAATTTACGGCATATATAAATGCTCATCCAAAGGCAGGAAACGTTATCTTAACATATATAGTTTTTAGCCTATTGCAAAAACTCAATACTACAAATAAAGAAAGGGTACAGGAAAAGAACCTTGAATTCTCTCCGGAAGATTTAGCTTTTATGGTTGATATGTTTACCCCTCCAACAGAGGCTTAA
- a CDS encoding HPF/RaiA family ribosome-associated protein, with product MNINIQAVKFTMDEDQKKYLDQKFKRIEYADNLITDIQCFIKLDKKFIYDTTINFRWGGTAHVSTENYEFEAGVNKMMDIADQKVKKEKDKVQEKK from the coding sequence ATGAACATTAATATTCAAGCAGTAAAATTTACGATGGACGAGGATCAGAAAAAATATCTGGATCAAAAGTTTAAAAGAATCGAATATGCGGATAATCTTATTACCGATATTCAGTGCTTTATCAAACTGGATAAAAAGTTTATCTACGACACAACAATTAACTTTAGGTGGGGGGGCACGGCCCATGTTTCAACCGAAAACTATGAGTTTGAGGCCGGCGTCAATAAAATGATGGATATAGCCGACCAAAAAGTCAAAAAAGAAAAGGACAAGGTTCAAGAAAAGAAGTAA
- a CDS encoding TldD/PmbA family protein: MRFDDLKSHAKLFSEYTELRVQENTAMSVAALNGDLVNNVQSRKAGVCARSFKDGVWGFASSPEQTDEAIASSIKSASENVKFLAKKTGSGQAELPAFTGQGTYGKYDPSKDADQKEAIDFIKDLENYTAKKYPELQSRIFNISANGTERHLITSDKADAHTYISRANLMMSFKLLSEGQPIGLYDVFGGYGQFKNLFDKPNLYYSKIDEMVENLKQKAAGVYAKPGIHDVVLGPDLAGILAHEAIGHTTESDFVMSGSIAADFMNKEVATPLVTLVDFAYECKGKICPVPIWIDDEGVAAKDAVIIKDGILRSYMHNKQSAAIFKVDPTGNARANEFSDEPLVRMRNTAILPGKDKLKDMIASIDDGYYFVRSSNGQADSTSEFMFGVVLGYEIKNGKIGRAVKDCTIAGVAFDMLKTVTMVSDDMSWSNAGMCGKKQLINVGMGGPAIKCKIGVGGRE; the protein is encoded by the coding sequence ATGAGATTTGATGATTTAAAGAGCCATGCGAAGCTTTTTTCGGAGTACACCGAACTTAGGGTTCAAGAAAACACGGCTATGTCGGTAGCAGCCCTAAACGGTGATCTTGTAAACAATGTTCAATCCCGAAAAGCCGGAGTTTGTGCCCGCTCTTTTAAGGATGGGGTATGGGGCTTTGCCTCATCGCCTGAACAAACGGACGAGGCCATAGCCTCATCTATAAAATCGGCAAGTGAAAATGTTAAGTTTTTAGCCAAAAAAACGGGAAGCGGTCAAGCTGAGCTTCCGGCCTTTACGGGGCAAGGCACCTACGGAAAATACGATCCTTCCAAGGATGCCGATCAAAAGGAAGCTATAGACTTTATCAAAGACCTTGAAAACTACACGGCAAAAAAATATCCCGAACTTCAATCAAGAATTTTTAACATCTCGGCCAACGGAACCGAAAGGCATCTTATTACCTCGGATAAGGCCGATGCCCACACCTATATTTCAAGGGCAAATTTAATGATGAGCTTTAAGCTCCTTTCGGAAGGCCAGCCCATAGGCCTCTACGATGTATTCGGAGGCTACGGTCAATTTAAAAACCTCTTCGATAAGCCTAATCTTTACTATTCTAAAATAGACGAAATGGTTGAAAACCTAAAACAAAAGGCGGCCGGAGTCTATGCCAAGCCCGGTATTCACGATGTTGTACTCGGCCCCGACCTTGCAGGTATTCTTGCCCATGAAGCAATAGGACATACCACAGAATCGGACTTCGTAATGTCCGGTTCCATTGCGGCAGACTTTATGAATAAGGAAGTTGCGACTCCATTGGTTACACTCGTAGACTTTGCCTACGAGTGTAAGGGCAAAATATGCCCCGTTCCTATCTGGATAGACGATGAGGGAGTTGCTGCAAAGGATGCCGTTATAATAAAGGACGGAATCTTACGATCCTATATGCATAACAAACAGTCGGCAGCCATCTTCAAGGTAGACCCTACAGGGAACGCCCGTGCAAATGAGTTTTCGGATGAGCCTTTGGTGCGTATGCGGAACACCGCAATTCTCCCCGGAAAGGATAAGCTAAAGGACATGATAGCGAGCATTGATGACGGCTACTATTTTGTACGCTCATCGAATGGGCAGGCTGACTCTACAAGCGAATTTATGTTCGGCGTAGTGCTCGGTTATGAAATTAAAAATGGAAAAATCGGCAGGGCCGTAAAGGACTGCACTATAGCGGGAGTAGCCTTCGACATGCTTAAAACCGTAACAATGGTAAGCGACGATATGAGTTGGAGCAATGCCGGCATGTGCGGAAAAAAGCAGCTCATCAATGTAGGAATGGGCGGCCCCGCAATCAAGTGTAAAATCGGAGTAGGAGGACGGGAATAA